One Pomacea canaliculata isolate SZHN2017 linkage group LG9, ASM307304v1, whole genome shotgun sequence DNA segment encodes these proteins:
- the LOC112572350 gene encoding LOW QUALITY PROTEIN: amiloride-sensitive amine oxidase [copper-containing]-like (The sequence of the model RefSeq protein was modified relative to this genomic sequence to represent the inferred CDS: deleted 2 bases in 2 codons), giving the protein MTMATKNACSIEASTYQPSRWRSLRILLITFVVIIVALVVAIVALAIVHTSLPHCSLGRSSSGRDFNSPGLFNDLTPSEMRAVRDYLMGVEELGLVPVAEATVNSSYIYMIDLQVPLKTAVLGFIDSGRRRPGRAAIAVLYRGDLDPPRVEEHIVGPLPRPTYHRRATNPAYRHTPIPFCSRPVDSVERRELRTFLKGVTAELYPLLKNSYGLSYHNCSAGVDCMLLVDLPPRGLVSGERISWFWGYRQVEGASLHPLGFALRVDHLSTDVRDWHVTRVMYNGQMFYETEDLMERYKEESLRRLRLVMDVYDQKFSSYERRGSERFDVPGQGPRQTEPDGRRFRIDGQFVEYFGWSFNFRSRSATGIQLFDVNFQDGRVAYEIGLQEATVFYSGHSPEVSSMALYASSWLIGASSFELVPGVDCPATAAFIDTYHFVDGDSPRRYRNSICAFELNMGLPLRRHYTYDTDGGFRYYGGTTANCLVLRTIAAIWNKDYIFDYIFYLDGSLEIKVATTGYLQTTFALPRERPFGYHVHNEVIGNIHQDLFHFKIDVDVGGSANRYEKLTFHEKAEPNFWFPSINTTKMYYRETLVETERESIWDLEHSHLQHHIILNHKLANRYKTRRGYRIFHLSPTSFVLKNSSVGQAAGWASYPLVITKYKDIEDASSSIYAQGDPWDPVIDFRMYLEDNNTIVDEDLVIWATLGSTAVPHAEDVPSPTTTVNKYSFMLAPYNSFDHCPSTVISDAVHIVREVGGGGGGEGTLRINTFGTSSAQPSCLQRESSLRDFRGRTDAA; this is encoded by the exons ATG ACAATGGCCACAAAGAACGCCTGCAGCATCGAGGCGTCTACCTACCAACCGTCACGATGGAGGTCCCTGCGCATTCTTCTCATCACCTTTGTCGTCATCATCGTGGCGCTCGTCGTCGCCATTGTCGCTTTGGCCATCGTCCACACGTCGCTGCCCCACTGCTCCCTGGGTCGATCCAGCAGCGGGAGGGACTTCAACTCGCCCGGTCTCTTCAACGACCTCACACCCTCCGAAATGCGTGCTGTTCGGGATTATCTGATGGGAGTGGAGGAGCTGGGTTTGGTCCCTGTGGCAGAAGCTACAGTGAACAGCAGCTACATTTACATGATAGACTTGCAG GTGCCGCTCAAGACAGCCGTACTGGGCTTTATAGACAGCGGCAGGCGCCGGCCAGGGCGGGCTGCCATTGCTGTCCTGTACAGGGGAGACCTGGACCCTCCTCGCGTAGAGGAGCACATCGTAGGGCCACTCCCCCGCCCCACGTACCATCGTCGTGCGACTAACCCGGCGTACCGCCACACCCCTATACCATTCTGCAG CCGGCCTGTGGACTCGGTGGAGCGTCGGGAGTTGCGAACCTTCCTGAAGGGTGTCACGGCCGAGCTGTACCCGCTGCTGAAGAACAGTTACGGACTGAGCTACCACAACTGCAGCGCTGGCGTCGACTGCATGCTTTTGGTGGACCTCCCTCCCCGGGGGCTAGTCAGCGGCGAGCGGATC TCGTGGTTCTGGGGGTACCGGCAGGTGGAGGGAGCTTCTCTCCATCCACTCGGCTTCGCGCTGCGGGTCGACCACTTGTCCACCGACGTCAGAGATTGGCACGTGACCCGCGTGATGTACAATGGACAGATGTTCTACGAGACAGAGGACCTGATGGAGCGCTACAAG GAAGAATCGCTTCGCCGGCTCCGCCTGGTAATGGATGTCTACGACCAAAAGTTTTCTTCCTACGAACGAAGAGGCTCCGAACGTTTTGATGTTCCTGGTCAAGGGCCACGCCAAACCGAACCAGACGGTCGGCGCTTCAGAATCGATGGGCAGTTCGTGGAGTACTTCGGCTGGAGCTTCAACTTCCGGTCACGGTCTGCTACTGGAATACAGCTCTTTGACGTCAACTTCCAG GACGGTCGAGTGGCCTATGAGATCGGGCTGCAGGAAGCCACC GTCTTCTACTCCGGTCACAGCCCTGAAGTCAGCTCCATGGCTCTCTACGCGTCCTCCTGGCTCATTGGCGCCTCGTCGTTCGAGCTGGTACCCGGGGTAGACTGCCCCGCCACCGCGGCTTTCATTGACACCTACCACTTCGTCGACGGCGATTCGCCGCGACGCTACCGTAACTCCATCTGCGCCTTCGAGCTGAACATGGGGCTCCCGTTGCGCCGGCACTACACCTACGACACGGACGGCGGCTTCCGCTACTACGGCGGCACGACGGCCAACTGTCTGGTGCTGAGGACGATCGCCGCCATCTGGAACAAAGATTATATATTCGACTATATCTTCTACCTGGATGGCAGCTTGGAGATCAAGGTCGCCACCACGGGCTACCTTCAGACGACCTTCGCTCTTCCCAGAGAACGGCCGTTCGGCTACCACGTGCACAACGAGGTCATCGGCAACATTCACCAGGACCTCTTCCATTTCAAAATCGACGTGGATGTGGGTGGCAGCGCAAACCGGTACGAAAAGCTAACGTTCCACGAGAAAGCCGAACCCAACTTTTGGTTCCCGAGCATCAACACGACAAAGATGTACTATCGTGAAACGCTGGTGGAAACGGAGAGGGAGTCAATCTGGGACCTCGAGCACAGTCACCTGCAGCACCACATCATCCTCAACCATAAGCTCGCCAACAG GTATAAAACTCGTCGAGGCTACCGAATTTTTCACCTGTCTCCGACAAGCTTTGTGCTCAAGAATTCGTCTGTGGGACAGGCTGCTGGATGGGCATCGTACCCGCTGGTCATAACTAAATACAAAGACATCGAGGATGCAAGCTCCTCCATTTACGCCCAGGGTGACCCTTGGGACCCGGTAATAGACTTTAGGATGTATCTagaagacaacaacaccatTGTGGACGAGGATCTAGTTATATGGGCCACGCTGGGCAGCACGGCCGTTCCTCACGCCGAGGACGTGCCTAGTCCAACGACTACGGTAAATAAGTATTCCTTTATGCTAGCTCCCTACAACTCTTTCGATCACTGCCCTTCTACTGTCATCAGCGATGCTGTGCATATTGTGCGAGAGGTGGGAGGCGGAGGAGGGGGTGAAGGCACTTTAAGAATAAACACATTCGGTACCTCCTCTGCCCAGCCATCTTGTTTACAGAGAGAATCTAGTCTTCGTGACTTTCGTGGCAGGACAGACGCTGCTTAA
- the LOC112572278 gene encoding uncharacterized protein LOC112572278, whose protein sequence is MASDSKLKFGKSVKDRLDALACPYVEDADEAWVTELVFTPGEPRIRLLQWLLSKFDTKAGELLDTQHSFAETKMDSRIQKILYITSSLGLCRYNDVDLIRGMESASGRQAAFFNRLLDIVTICDMAEDPKTKHMITPGTVSSSRSLEEQLNADTRFIDTLASSHLSECMVTPTIDLIPPDLQRLMPVDSPQPPSFESLLVTCRKVEESIKRQLDVLVKLHERPAYESGQMQLAGRTLSIVLHELGQLTLSFTLSCETHLRPWCNRPQPQLSHLGPTLKRVHGLQQKFFQLLMSLHQIRQTCTSLSQDDISKDIKSSRYTELFEEASQAAAKTFQKCVEVLEVSVQRQNQSPSTSLCSSFVKS, encoded by the exons ATGGCGTCAGATTCGAAGTTGAAATTTGGAAAGAGCGTAAAAGATCGTCTGGAT GCGTTAGCCTGCCCATATGTAGAGGATGCAGATGAAGCATGGGTTACGGAGCTTGTCTTCACACCTGGTGAACCAAGAATACGACTTTTACAATGGCTTTTGTCAAA GTTTGACACCAAAGCAGGGGAGTTGTTGGATACCCAGCATTCATTTGCAGAGACTAAAATGGACTCCAGAATACAAA AGATCCTTTATATTACCAGCAGCCTAGGGTTGTGTCGTTACAATGATGTTGATCTCATTAGG GGCATGGAATCAGCCTCTGGGAGACAGGCTGCATTTTTTAACCGGCTGCTGGATATTGTTACAATTTGTGATATGGCTGAAGATCCCAAAACAAAGCACATGATAACACCTGGAACTGTCAG ttcTTCAAGATCACTGGAAGAACAGTTGAATGCAGATACACGATTTATAGACACACTTGCATCATCTCATCTATCAGAATGCATGGTGACCCCAACCATTGACCTTATTCCTCCTGACCTCCAGCGCCTTATGCCAGTAGACAG TCCCCAACCACCCAGCTTTGAGTCACTTTTAGTAACATGCCGAAAGGTGGAAGAAAGTATCAAACGCCAGCTGGATGTGCTGGTCAAATTACATGAAAGG CCAGCATATGAAAGTGGGCAAATGCAACTTGCAGGTCGTACACTAAGTATAGTATTGCATGAGTTGGGGCAGCTGACTTTAAGTTTTACCTTGAGCTGTGAGACACATTTGCGGCCCTGGTGTAATCGGCCTCAGCCACAGTTGTCACACCTGGGTCCAACACTTAAGCGAGTCCATGGCCTCCAGCAAAAGTTCTTTCAG tTGCTGATGTCATTGCACCAGATCCGACAGACATGCACCAGTCTTAGTCAAGATGACATCAGTAAAGACATTAAATCCAGTCGATACACAGAGCTGTTtg AGGAGGCAAGCCAAGCTGCAGCAAAGACATTTCAGAAATGTGTGGAGGTTTTGGAGGTTTCTGTGCAACGGCAAAACCAAAGTCCATCAACTTCCCTATGCTCATCATTTGTAAAATCTTAG